In Flavobacterium piscisymbiosum, the sequence CTGAGAATCTTAAAAAAGAAATCGGACATTTTAATGTTTTTAAACTCGATGATTATGTCGGAAGTACTTGTAATCCTTTGCCATATACGCGAAAAGACTTTTATAAAATAAGTTTAATCATTGGAAAAAACAAAGTGCATTATGCTGATAAAATAGTTTCGATTGACGATCAGGCTTTGTTTTTTGCCAATCCGCAAATTCCGTACAGTTGGGAACATATTGATGAAAACCAAACCGGATTTTTCTGCATTTTTACCGATGCTTTTTTTAGTCAGTTTGGTAATTTAAAAGAATATCCTTTATTCCAGCCTGGAGGAAACCCAATTGTTCCTGTTTCGAAAGAACTGGCTGAATCTTTAAAGATATTATATCTAAGAATGTTTGATGAAATCGACTCGGATTATGCTTTTAAATATGATGTACTTAGAAATTTGGTGTTCGAAATTATCCATCTGGCACTCAAAACACAAACGGTAACTGCTTCATTATACAGTAAATCAAATGCTACAATTAGAGTTTCGTCTTTATTTATGGAATTGCTCGAAAGACAATTTCCGATTGAATCTATTTCGCAGCAAATTAATTTCCGTTCTCCATCTGAATATGCAAATCAGTTAAATGTGCATGTAAACCATTTGAATAAAGCATTAAAAGAAACTACCGGAAAAACCACATCGCAAATTATATCCGAAAGAATTGTTCAGGAAGCCATGATTCTGCTCAAACAAACCAATTGGAATATTAATGAAATTGCATGGTGTTTAGGTTTTGAAGAATTGTCTCATTTTATCAATTTTTTCAAGAAAAGCACTCAGGTTTCACCAAAAGCATATCGTGTAACCGAAATTGTTTGATTTTTGTAACTTCTGGTTTGATTCCTTCAATTTTTAAATAGCACTTCGCCAATACCTTTGTCCTGTAATTAAAATGTAAAAATTTAAAATCATGGAAAATAACAAAGTTTGGTTTATCACAGGTGCTTCAAAAGGACTTGGATTAGAATTGGCTAAAAAATTATTATCAGAAGGTTATAAAGTGGCTGCAACCTCAAGAAGTGAAGATGCATTGATTAAAGTATTTGGAGGTATTTCTGAAAATTTTCTTCCCCTTGAAATGGATTTGGTTGATGAAAAAAGTGTCAAAAATGCAATTGAAGTTGCGGTAAGTTATTTTAAAACAATAGATGTTTTAGTAAATAATGCAGGTTACGGTTTGTTAGGAGCATTAGAAGAGTTAACCGATGCCGAAGCCAGAAAAAATTATGAGGTAAACGTTTTTGGTTTATTAAATGTAATCAGGAATACAGTACCGTATATGCGCGCAAACAGATCCGGACATATCTTTAATATTTCATCTGTTGGAGGTTATCACGGAGGTTTTCCGGGTTGGGGAATCTATTGTTCTACAAAATTTGCTGTAGCAG encodes:
- a CDS encoding SDR family NAD(P)-dependent oxidoreductase, whose protein sequence is MENNKVWFITGASKGLGLELAKKLLSEGYKVAATSRSEDALIKVFGGISENFLPLEMDLVDEKSVKNAIEVAVSYFKTIDVLVNNAGYGLLGALEELTDAEARKNYEVNVFGLLNVIRNTVPYMRANRSGHIFNISSVGGYHGGFPGWGIYCSTKFAVAGLTESLSAEVKEFGINATIVYPGYFRTDFLKDSSLLLPQSPIADYKAVRESEIAHKDSINENQPGDPVKFATALIKMSKEENPALHLFVGEDAYNMANVKIAEVQKDLEQWKSVSVSTGF
- a CDS encoding helix-turn-helix domain-containing protein, with the translated sequence MKRTETLEDFYTVKIKGMPENLKKEIGHFNVFKLDDYVGSTCNPLPYTRKDFYKISLIIGKNKVHYADKIVSIDDQALFFANPQIPYSWEHIDENQTGFFCIFTDAFFSQFGNLKEYPLFQPGGNPIVPVSKELAESLKILYLRMFDEIDSDYAFKYDVLRNLVFEIIHLALKTQTVTASLYSKSNATIRVSSLFMELLERQFPIESISQQINFRSPSEYANQLNVHVNHLNKALKETTGKTTSQIISERIVQEAMILLKQTNWNINEIAWCLGFEELSHFINFFKKSTQVSPKAYRVTEIV